From the Clostridium cagae genome, the window ATATATATCTAACGTTTGCACTGTGTACCGAAGATACAATTACTTTGTGGACTTTATCAGCATTTTTCTGAAATTCAAATTTATTCATAAATTTTTTTCTTTATTTTATTAGTTTCTCTATCTTATTCTGCTAGTGACTTAAACAGTTCTTTCATGGCAGGATAAATCTGACGGAATTTCTGATATTGTTCATCATATTTTTTTACCAATATTGATTCAGGTCTTATAGTATTAACTATCTTCACCAGTTTACCTGTTGCTTCTTCTACTGAAGAAAATTCACCACATCCAACTGCAGCAAGAATAGCGCCACCATAACCGGGACCTTCCTCACTTTTGACCACATCAACTGTCAAATTAAGCACATTTGCAATTATCTTTTTCCATAGTGTACTTTTTGCTCCACCACCACAAATTTTCGTACTTTCAATTTTAATACCAAGACTTCTTGCTACTTCCAACGAATCTCGTAACCCAAATGCAACGCCTTCCAATACTGCTTGTGTCATTTCATCCCTATTGGTATCCATTGTCATTCCAACAAAAGTTGCCCTTGCATTTGGATCATTATGTGGTGAACGCTCTCCCATCAGATATGGTAAATAAAATACCTTATTTTCACCAAGTTTTAAAATTCTTTTCTGTTCTTCTTCATATTCCTTATTATTAAGAATTTCATCCATCCACCATTTATTACATGAAGCAGCACTCAACATACATCCCATTAAATGATAATATCCATCAGCATTAACAAATGAGTGTAGTGCATTATTATCATCCACACTAAAAGTTTTACTAGAAATAAAAATTGTTCCTGAAGTTCCTAATGAAACATTACACATACCATCACCTACTGTTCCAGTTCCAACAGCTGCTGCTGCATTATCACCAGCTCCTGCAATAATCTTTACATTTGATGAAATGCCCAACTCTTCTGCAATATTATGTTTTAATCGGCCCACAACCTCATAACTCTCATATAATTTAGGCAACTGATTTTCTGTCACACCACATATTTTCATCATTTCTTTTGACCAACACTTATTCTTCACATCAAGCAATAACATTCCAGAAGCATCTGAATAATCTGTACAATGAACTCCACTTAGGCGATATGCTAGATAGTCTTTTGGAAGCATAATTTTTGATATTCGTTCAAAATTTTTTGGCTCATGTTTCTTCATCCAAAGAATTTTCGGAGCAGTAAATCCTGCAAATGCAATATTGGCCGTATATTCAGAAAGTTTCTCCTTTCCTATGACTTTATTCAAATATTCTGTCTCTCTTTGACTCCTTCCGTCATTCCATAAAATTGCTGGACGAATCACCTTATCATGCACATCTAAAATAACTAAACCATGCATTTGCCCTCCAAAACTGATACCAGCAATTTCTTCCTTTTTATAATTCAAAATTAACTCTTTAATTCCCTCCAAAGTCTGTACATACCACTCCTCTGGATTCTGCTCTGACCAACCTGTATGTGGGAAATACAACGGATATTTCTTAGAAACAACCTTATGTATTTTTCCTTCTTCATCCATTAATAATAATTTCACAGCTGATGTACCAAGATCAACTCCAATATATAACATATAATACCTCCCAAAATAAAAAAACAAGGATTTAGTAAATTTATATTTTTTTAATTTATATTATAATTCTATTTATAACCACAAATAGATTTACCTTTCAGTTTACGGTAATCCTTTTCAGAAATCACCTCTGAAATTCTCATAAAATCATTCCAAAGGTGCTCTAAAAAAATAAAATACTATTCTTACTCTATTTCAGAAATACGAATAACTGCCTTTACAATATCTGCTTTGTTATTTACACTATAATCCATTGCTTTTTTTGCTTCATCCAATGTGAATATATTTGTCACAATTCCTTTTAAATTTACCTTTCCGGCTGCAACTGCGTCAATTGCCATTGGATAAATATGACGATAACGGAATACAGTTTTAAATGTCAGTTCCTTATCCAATGCCAGACTCATTGGCAATGTCATTTCTCCTGTCTTACTATAACCTACAAGTACAATAGTTGCATCTTTCTTAGTCATGTGTATAGTCTGTATTGTTGTAGTCTGTGTTCCTGCTGTTTCAATTGCCAAATCACAACCTTTTCCATTAGTAAGTTTCATGATTTCTTCAACAGTATCCTTTTTACTTCCATTAATAATAGCATCGGCTCCTAATTCTAATGCTTTCTGAAGACGTTTTTCCATGATATCCACAACATATACCTTTGAAACTCCCATCGCCTTTAATGCCATCATTGTAACTAAACCTATACATCCAGCTCCCATAACTACCACTATCTGTCCTGCCTTAGCATTTCCCTGCATAGCGGCATGGAATCCTACTGCCAAAGGTTCTATTAATGCACCTTCCATGGTACTTACATTATCAGGTAACTTAAAACAAAGACTAGCATCATGAGCAACATATTCTTGAAAAATACCATCTATTGGTGGAGTAGCAAAGAATTCCACATCTGGACAAAGATTATATCGTCCTGTTTTACAAAATTCACAATGTCCACATGTTTTTCCTGGTTCCAACGCTACCCTATCTCCAATTTTTAAATCCTTTACATTCTTTCCAATCTCTATCACAGTTCCACCTGGCTCATGTCCAAGAACAAATGGTGGTTTAACCACATAATCACCAATAGCACCAGTTTCATAATAATGCAAGTCACTTCCACAAATACCTACATATTCAAGTTTTACTAGAACCTCATTATCTTTTACTTTAGGAATTTCACGTTCCTCAAATTTCATCTGACCAATTCCAGTCATAATTGCAACTTTCATTTTTCCTTCCATAACATTTCCCCCTTTTCCACATAATAAAATACTTTTTAAAATACTTTTATTATGTGTTTATATTTTATTATATACACACATATTTGTCAATATATAGAATTACAGATTTTTTGTATTATGTCACCTGACATACAGACATTTAATAAACTATTAAAATTATATTTACCGATTATGGATATAAAAAAAAGAGTTCTCTATTACGAGACCTCTCTTTGACCATATTTTAACATTATACCTGTTTAATAAATGCTTCTATTACTTTCAACGCAGCCCCAAAAGCTGCTGCACCAACTTTATAATTACACGTTTTCACAAACATACCATCTTCTGAAAATGTATTTCTTTGTAACACTTTCTGTCTTATGTCATTAATATGATTTTCTAAATAACTTCCTACGTATCCTCCAAGAATAATATCACAATCTAAAACCATATGAATATTATTAATAGCCACTGATAGATAGGTGGTATACTTATCCCATATCTTAAGGATTTCTTTTTCTTTTCGTTCTAATGCTGTAAAGAAAAGTGACAATTTACCATCTGTAACATCAGATAAATTTTTTGCTGAGCAATATACATCTAAACAACCTAATTTTCCACAATAACATGGTACTCCATCTGGAATAACCGTAATATGTCCAACCTCTCCACATCGGAAATTCTCCCCTTGGATTAGTTCATCACAATTAAAAATAGCTCCTCCTACTGTATTGCTTAATGATAAATAGAAAAATCTTTTTTGAAATTCCTTATTAATCCCCTCCGCATATGCTCCTGCGTTAGCATCATTAAGAAAACAGCATGGATAAGAAAAGAATTGGCTTACTTCTGTGAATAATAATGTTTGTAACCCTAACATATGTGAATATGAAACAATCTCTTTCTCTAAGTTTACAATTCCAGGAAAAGAAATTCCAATTCCAAGAATTGTTTCCCTGTTTCTAAGATTCTTCCCTAAAAACTCCTCTATCTTTTTGTCTATCTCACAATAATAGAGTTTGTCATTACTATATTGATAATCGAAACGATCATATTTCAAAATTTCCCCTTTAAGATTTGTCAACAACAACCCAAAATGATTTTTTGTAATATCCAGACCAACTGCTAATCTAGAATCAGAAATAACAGAAAATGCTTTTGCTCTCCTTCCTCCAGTAGACTGAAACTCTCCTGTTTCTTCAATCAAACCACGCTCCATTAACTCTTTAGTATTCTGTGCTACTGTAGGCACACTCATCTTAAGTTCATAAGCAATTTCAGAATTCGAAGTCTTATCACATTTACAAAGATATCGGAAGATACGATTTCTATTATTCTTTTTTACTTCCATATTATTAACTTGTTTTTTAATCATCACACACCTCTATACTTTATAAAAGTAGTTTCTTTAGTATAGCATTTCTGTCTTTAAAGTGCAATTTATATTAAGTAATATTCTTTTTTATATCCTTTGAATTTTAAAGAGTAAATAAATAATATTTTTTCTTCTTAATTAATCTTAAAGAACCTTTTTTATGATAATTTTTTGTGGGCAATCTCCTTAACAATTTAAATACTACATTTATAAAAACCTTTAATGTCCATCTTTCATTAAATCAATTACAATAAAATCTTTTTTAATCATACTCTTGTATCTTTAACTAATTAATTCTTGTTTAATTTAATTCCTATATTTTCCTTATGACTTATTTTGCTCCATTATAATAAAACTTATTCTTCACTCAGTCTAATTTACTTATTCACATATCAATGCACTAAAAAGACATAAAAAAAGGCACCCCTAAGGGTGCAAATAGAGAATCAGTTGCCAATTAATTCCTTATTATGATTATGGTCTAATACAATAAATAATATACATTCTATCATAACATAACATAATTATTTTGTAAATTATTTGCAAATAATTTTTACATTTAATTATTTAACTTAATTATTAGTAGTATAGTTAATAAAAAGAATAAAAAAGCTCTCGAATAAAATCGAAAGCTTTTTTTATTATAAGTTTATTATTCGCCTACTACGCTAACTTTTAATAGGTTAGTTGTTCCTGTTTTATCAACTGGAACTCCAGCAGCTAAAACTACTGTATCACCATTTTTAACATAGTTATGTTCTTTTGCTATTTCAACTGATTTTATCATCATTTCGTCAGTTGAACACATTTTATCAGCAACTATTGGGTAAACTCCCCATGAGAATGCTAATTGTTTTGCTACTACTTCATCTGGAGTAACAGCTATGATTGTACAATCTGGTCTAGACTTAGATATTCTCTTAGCAGTAGCTCCTGTTTGAGTTGAAGAAATTATAGCAGTTGCTTCTAATTCATTAGCTGCATTACATGCTGCTCTTGAAATTACTTCAGATATTGAAGATTTATCATTTGAGTAAGCAACTTTATGAGCTAATTGCTTTTCAGTTTCTTCAGCAATTTTAGCCATAGTTCTAACAGCTTCTACTGGGTAAGTTCCGTTAGCACTTTCTCCTGATAACATTATTGCATCAGTACCATCTAATATAGCGTTAGCTACGTCTGAAACTTCTGCTCTTGTTGGTCTTGGGTTTCTGATCATAGAATCTAACATTTGAGTTGCAGTAACAACTGGCTTTCCAGCTGCATTACATTTTTGAATGATCATTTTTTGAACTGCTGGTACTTGTTCTATTGGAATTTCAACACCTAGATCTCCTCTAGCTACCATTATAGCATCTGAGATTTCTAATATTGAATCGATGTTATCAACACCTTCTTGGTTTTCGATTTTAGGGCAGATTAAGATGTTCTTTCCACCATTTTCATCAAGAACTTTTCTTATAGCTACTACGTCAGCTGCTTTTCTTACGAATGAAGCTGCTATCATAGTAACTCCCATTTCACAACCAAATATTAAATCTGATTTATCTTTGTCTGTAAGAGCTGGTAATTGGATTGAAACTCCTGGTACGTTAACGCCTTTATGAGTTCCAACTAATCCAGTATTTTGAACTTCACAGATAACTGCGTTTCCTTTTACTGATTTAACTGTTAATCCTACTAAACCATCATCTATTAAGATTGTGTTTCCTGCTTTAACATCATTAGCTAATCCTTCGTAAGTAACTGAACACTTTGTAGTGTCTCCAACTACTGACATATCTCCTGCGTATACAGTGAATTCTGTACCTTTAACTAATTCAACTTTGTTTGGTTCGAATTTTCCAGTTCTTATTTCTGGTCCTTTTGTATCAAGAATGATAGCTATTTCTTTATCAAGTTTCTTTGATAATTCTTTAACCTTTTCTATTCTTCCTCTATGTTCTTCGTGATCACCATGTGAAAAGTTATGTCTTGAAGCATTCATTCCTGCTAACATTACTTGTTCTAATATTTCTCTGTCTTCACTTGCTGGTCCAATAGTACAAATCATTTTAGTCTTTCTCATGTAAGTACACTCCTCTTTATTCTAATTAGTTTATAAAAATTTATATAAATAAATATTTATTAGCGTGATAATATTTCTGCTACATTATATAGATCTAAGTCAAACTTACTTTCTATAGCTAATGCTTCATCTATATCTTGGTCTACAATTTGATTGTCTCTAATTCCTATTACTCTTGAAGTTTCTCCTTGTAAAAGAACTTCTACTGCTCTAGCTCCCAATCTTGAAGCTAAAACTCTATCTGATGCAGATGGTGCTCCACCTCTTTGGATATGACCTAATATTGTAGCTCTTGCTTCTATTCCTGTTAATTCTTGAACATATTTTGATAGTTCTTCTGCTCCACCAATTCCTTCTGCAAGAATAACTATGCTATGAGTTTTTCCATGGTTTTTACCATCTAATATAGTTCTGCAAAGTGCATCTCTATCGAATTCACCCATTTCTGGAACTATTATAGCTTCTGCTCCACTTGATATACCAGCATGAAGAGCTAAGTCTCCACAATCTCTTCCCATAACTTCAATTATTGAAACTCTTTCATGAGAAGTTGATGTATCTCTTATTTTATTTATTGCATCAACAATAGTATTTAATGCTGTATCAAATCCTATTGTGAAATCAGTATAAGCTAAATCATTATCTATTGTTCCTGGTAATCCTATAGTTTTGATTCCTAGTTTTGATAGTAGTTTGGCTCCCATAAAAGATCCATCTCCACCAATAACAACTAAAGCATCTACACCATAAGCATTTAATATCTTAACTGCTCTTTTTCTTACCTCTTCGTCTTTGAACTCTGGGCATCTAGCAGTTCTTAGGATTGTTCCACCTCTTTGAATAATATCAGATACTGATGTTCTATTCATTGCAAATAGTTCACCATTAAGTAATCCACTGTAGCCTCTTTGAACTCCCATAACTTCAAGTCCTTTGTCAATGGCTGTTCTTACTACTGCTCTTATAGCTGCGTTCATTCCTGGGGCATCTCCACCACTTGTTAAAATAGCTATTTTCTTCATAATATATTCCTCCTTAAACAACAACTAGGACACCCAAAGTCCTACCTGCGCATAGTTTATGCATGTCTTAATTAACCACTAATAATTGTACATAAAAATATAATATTTATCAATCATATTTAGATAAGTTTTGATATTAATATATTTTTATCTAAAAAATCCATCATATCTTTTGTTATTTTTTAGACAATATTCTATATAATTCTTTATTTATCATGATAATAATTGCGTAAAATAGTGTTAACACATTAGATTATATACTAATTTCATATATTTTTAAATAACACTCAATTTATATTATAACCAAGTAAAATAAAAATCATATACTATCTATAATTATTTTTTATTTTACACTATTAGATATTATAACATTAATATCTATAATTCTATCACTTTTACATTTTCTTCTCCAATAAATTTTCTTAGCACTCCTAAAGATTCTTCATTTATGTCTAACCACCTATCTCGCGGAACTCTAAACTGCTGTCTTTGATCAGTTGCAAAAATATAGATAGGTGTATCACCTTTATAATCTTTTATTAATTCTTTTAAATTTAAACTTAATTCTTTTGCTTTAATAGTATTTTGTACTCTTAAATATATTTTAGAAGAATTTATTTTTTCCAAAGGTTCTATACTTTCACATATTAATTTAGGTAATTCATCTGTTTTTAGACTTATTCTACCTTTAATTATTACTAAGTCATCCTCGTTACATAGCTCTCTAACCCTATCTAAAACTT encodes:
- a CDS encoding ROK family transcriptional regulator, with product MIKKQVNNMEVKKNNRNRIFRYLCKCDKTSNSEIAYELKMSVPTVAQNTKELMERGLIEETGEFQSTGGRRAKAFSVISDSRLAVGLDITKNHFGLLLTNLKGEILKYDRFDYQYSNDKLYYCEIDKKIEEFLGKNLRNRETILGIGISFPGIVNLEKEIVSYSHMLGLQTLLFTEVSQFFSYPCCFLNDANAGAYAEGINKEFQKRFFYLSLSNTVGGAIFNCDELIQGENFRCGEVGHITVIPDGVPCYCGKLGCLDVYCSAKNLSDVTDGKLSLFFTALERKEKEILKIWDKYTTYLSVAINNIHMVLDCDIILGGYVGSYLENHINDIRQKVLQRNTFSEDGMFVKTCNYKVGAAAFGAALKVIEAFIKQV
- a CDS encoding NAD(P)-dependent alcohol dehydrogenase; the encoded protein is MEGKMKVAIMTGIGQMKFEEREIPKVKDNEVLVKLEYVGICGSDLHYYETGAIGDYVVKPPFVLGHEPGGTVIEIGKNVKDLKIGDRVALEPGKTCGHCEFCKTGRYNLCPDVEFFATPPIDGIFQEYVAHDASLCFKLPDNVSTMEGALIEPLAVGFHAAMQGNAKAGQIVVVMGAGCIGLVTMMALKAMGVSKVYVVDIMEKRLQKALELGADAIINGSKKDTVEEIMKLTNGKGCDLAIETAGTQTTTIQTIHMTKKDATIVLVGYSKTGEMTLPMSLALDKELTFKTVFRYRHIYPMAIDAVAAGKVNLKGIVTNIFTLDEAKKAMDYSVNNKADIVKAVIRISEIE
- the pfkA gene encoding 6-phosphofructokinase, with translation MKKIAILTSGGDAPGMNAAIRAVVRTAIDKGLEVMGVQRGYSGLLNGELFAMNRTSVSDIIQRGGTILRTARCPEFKDEEVRKRAVKILNAYGVDALVVIGGDGSFMGAKLLSKLGIKTIGLPGTIDNDLAYTDFTIGFDTALNTIVDAINKIRDTSTSHERVSIIEVMGRDCGDLALHAGISSGAEAIIVPEMGEFDRDALCRTILDGKNHGKTHSIVILAEGIGGAEELSKYVQELTGIEARATILGHIQRGGAPSASDRVLASRLGARAVEVLLQGETSRVIGIRDNQIVDQDIDEALAIESKFDLDLYNVAEILSR
- the pyk gene encoding pyruvate kinase encodes the protein MRKTKMICTIGPASEDREILEQVMLAGMNASRHNFSHGDHEEHRGRIEKVKELSKKLDKEIAIILDTKGPEIRTGKFEPNKVELVKGTEFTVYAGDMSVVGDTTKCSVTYEGLANDVKAGNTILIDDGLVGLTVKSVKGNAVICEVQNTGLVGTHKGVNVPGVSIQLPALTDKDKSDLIFGCEMGVTMIAASFVRKAADVVAIRKVLDENGGKNILICPKIENQEGVDNIDSILEISDAIMVARGDLGVEIPIEQVPAVQKMIIQKCNAAGKPVVTATQMLDSMIRNPRPTRAEVSDVANAILDGTDAIMLSGESANGTYPVEAVRTMAKIAEETEKQLAHKVAYSNDKSSISEVISRAACNAANELEATAIISSTQTGATAKRISKSRPDCTIIAVTPDEVVAKQLAFSWGVYPIVADKMCSTDEMMIKSVEIAKEHNYVKNGDTVVLAAGVPVDKTGTTNLLKVSVVGE
- the xylB gene encoding xylulokinase — translated: MLYIGVDLGTSAVKLLLMDEEGKIHKVVSKKYPLYFPHTGWSEQNPEEWYVQTLEGIKELILNYKKEEIAGISFGGQMHGLVILDVHDKVIRPAILWNDGRSQRETEYLNKVIGKEKLSEYTANIAFAGFTAPKILWMKKHEPKNFERISKIMLPKDYLAYRLSGVHCTDYSDASGMLLLDVKNKCWSKEMMKICGVTENQLPKLYESYEVVGRLKHNIAEELGISSNVKIIAGAGDNAAAAVGTGTVGDGMCNVSLGTSGTIFISSKTFSVDDNNALHSFVNADGYYHLMGCMLSAASCNKWWMDEILNNKEYEEEQKRILKLGENKVFYLPYLMGERSPHNDPNARATFVGMTMDTNRDEMTQAVLEGVAFGLRDSLEVARSLGIKIESTKICGGGAKSTLWKKIIANVLNLTVDVVKSEEGPGYGGAILAAVGCGEFSSVEEATGKLVKIVNTIRPESILVKKYDEQYQKFRQIYPAMKELFKSLAE